A genomic region of Nostoc sp. UHCC 0702 contains the following coding sequences:
- a CDS encoding family 10 glycosylhydrolase, whose amino-acid sequence MKNQDKTNKKIRQTGFFILIFKILILNYFGILPVKAASEEPVLSVVQSQENTQQWTEITKRLQTIGVKYCVIGLADVRSAGDWGDRTVLFLPNVETLTPAQAIALEEWMSKGGNLIATGPVASLSTPGVRQLLRSLMGSYWAFGLNNTQQIKPGKSSIKEWANQNELFGEVHGGVVIPDAAISQAVAVWNSQDNPAAVVTTEHSTLLGWRWGTDKASTAELDNAWLKASLNRHLTSPRNGSNKIAGGSPNCSTGVATAVREGQGSSTSASLSDQGAGEQGAEKNPAAIATAPQPRPLSGVTPPSSQEPIDQLEQTVRLDVTPNSNAPIDRNEAIALQQELENLIGRVESAYLAASVDAANVDKPESSKVEQVQLASTQLEIPILNREQVLAQARIVAKNLPQLIAEKNYALARQQWQATKANLWKLFPTDRRLAQAEIRAVWLDRGTIVRAGSEQGLAEIFDRLAQAGINTVFFETVNASYTIYPSQVAPQQNPLTRGWDPLAAAVKLAHQRQMELHAWVWTFAAGNQRHNEIININPNYPGPVLAAHPDWANYDNLGKTIPIGQTKPFFDPANPELRQYLLKLYEEIVTRYDVDGLQLDYIRYPFQDPLAGRTYGYGKAARAQFQQLTGVDPINISPSQKDLWQKWTEFRTQQVDSFVAQVSQQLRQKRSNLILSVAVFPLPEVERIQKLQQHWEVWARRGDIDLIVPMTYAQDTPRFQRLAQPWIASTQLGSTLLVPGIRLLSLPSMGTFDQLQLVRDLPVSGYALFAAENLNNELQNIFSSTQGKLQPATSEPIPHRQPFKTAAVRYTALQQEWKFILQKDQQQVPAKMISDLNNQAKVVQSALDQLAASPSASNLLAARATLTRFQIQFRMWIRQQAMDNSYQAKVWENRLATIERLLRYGERRILSHSES is encoded by the coding sequence GTGAAGAATCAGGATAAAACAAATAAAAAAATTAGGCAAACCGGATTCTTCATCTTAATTTTTAAAATTTTAATTCTTAATTATTTTGGTATTTTACCCGTAAAAGCAGCAAGTGAAGAACCTGTATTGAGCGTAGTCCAGAGCCAAGAAAATACACAGCAATGGACAGAAATAACAAAGCGTTTACAAACAATAGGGGTAAAGTATTGTGTGATTGGGTTAGCTGACGTGAGGAGCGCAGGAGATTGGGGCGATCGCACAGTATTATTTTTGCCAAATGTAGAAACATTAACGCCAGCCCAAGCGATCGCCCTAGAGGAATGGATGAGTAAGGGCGGAAACTTGATTGCCACTGGGCCTGTGGCAAGTCTGTCAACCCCAGGAGTACGCCAGTTATTGCGATCGCTAATGGGAAGTTATTGGGCATTTGGTCTGAATAACACACAACAGATCAAACCCGGAAAAAGCAGCATCAAGGAATGGGCAAACCAAAACGAACTTTTTGGTGAGGTACATGGTGGTGTTGTGATTCCTGATGCCGCCATTAGTCAAGCTGTTGCTGTGTGGAATTCTCAAGATAATCCCGCCGCAGTGGTGACAACTGAGCATTCCACATTGTTGGGGTGGCGCTGGGGAACAGATAAAGCTTCCACAGCAGAATTAGATAATGCCTGGTTAAAAGCCTCCCTGAATCGTCATTTGACATCGCCAAGAAACGGCAGCAATAAAATAGCAGGAGGTTCCCCGAATTGCTCTACTGGCGTGGCCACTGCGGTGAGGGAGGGGCAAGGGAGCAGCACTTCGGCTTCGCTCAGTGACCAGGGGGCAGGGGAGCAGGGAGCAGAGAAGAATCCTGCTGCGATCGCTACTGCTCCTCAACCTAGACCGCTTTCGGGAGTCACACCGCCAAGTTCTCAAGAACCCATAGACCAACTCGAACAAACAGTGCGTTTGGATGTTACACCCAACTCCAATGCACCAATTGATCGCAATGAAGCGATCGCTCTCCAACAAGAGCTAGAAAACCTCATCGGTCGGGTGGAAAGTGCTTATTTGGCTGCGTCAGTCGATGCTGCTAATGTTGATAAACCGGAGTCTTCCAAAGTAGAACAAGTACAGTTAGCCTCAACTCAACTTGAAATACCAATCCTCAACAGAGAGCAAGTTTTAGCACAAGCAAGAATAGTTGCCAAAAACTTACCCCAGTTAATCGCCGAAAAAAACTATGCCCTAGCTCGTCAACAGTGGCAGGCGACAAAGGCAAATTTGTGGAAGCTGTTTCCAACTGATCGCCGATTAGCTCAAGCAGAAATCCGAGCAGTTTGGTTAGACAGGGGGACAATTGTTCGTGCTGGTAGCGAACAAGGGCTAGCTGAGATTTTTGATCGACTAGCACAAGCCGGAATTAATACTGTCTTTTTTGAAACTGTTAACGCCAGTTACACCATTTATCCCAGCCAAGTCGCACCCCAGCAAAACCCATTAACTCGTGGATGGGATCCACTAGCGGCGGCGGTGAAACTAGCCCATCAGCGACAAATGGAATTACATGCCTGGGTTTGGACTTTTGCAGCTGGAAACCAGCGCCACAATGAAATTATCAATATCAATCCTAATTATCCAGGCCCAGTACTTGCTGCTCATCCTGATTGGGCAAACTATGATAACTTGGGCAAAACAATCCCCATCGGTCAGACTAAGCCATTTTTTGACCCAGCAAACCCCGAATTGCGGCAGTACTTACTCAAGCTCTATGAGGAAATCGTCACCCGTTATGATGTGGATGGTCTCCAACTAGACTACATTCGCTATCCCTTCCAAGACCCACTTGCAGGTCGGACTTACGGCTATGGTAAAGCTGCAAGAGCGCAGTTTCAGCAATTGACAGGGGTAGATCCAATCAATATTTCTCCCAGCCAAAAAGACTTGTGGCAGAAGTGGACGGAATTTCGCACCCAGCAAGTTGATAGCTTTGTCGCCCAAGTATCACAGCAGTTACGACAAAAGCGATCAAACTTAATTTTGTCGGTTGCTGTATTTCCTTTACCAGAAGTAGAACGCATTCAAAAGCTGCAACAGCATTGGGAAGTTTGGGCTAGGCGAGGGGATATAGATTTAATTGTTCCTATGACTTATGCCCAAGATACTCCTCGCTTCCAACGACTAGCACAGCCTTGGATAGCCTCTACACAATTAGGTTCTACCTTGTTGGTACCAGGAATTCGCTTGCTTTCCTTACCATCAATGGGAACATTCGACCAACTCCAACTCGTAAGGGACTTGCCAGTTAGTGGTTATGCACTTTTTGCAGCTGAGAATTTAAACAACGAACTACAAAATATTTTTAGTAGCACCCAAGGAAAACTTCAACCCGCAACTAGTGAACCCATTCCCCACCGTCAGCCTTTTAAAACTGCTGCTGTCCGTTACACTGCACTGCAACAGGAGTGGAAGTTTATTTTGCAAAAAGACCAACAACAAGTGCCTGCTAAGATGATCTCAGATTTGAATAACCAAGCAAAAGTCGTACAAAGTGCTTTAGATCAGCTTGCGGCGTCACCTTCTGCTAGTAATTTATTAGCAGCCAGAGCCACGCTAACTCGATTCCAGATTCAATTTCGCATGTGGATACGCCAACAGGCTATGGATAATTCCTATCAAGCCAAAGTCTGGGAGAATCGCCTTGCAACTATAGAAAGGCTATTGCGTTATGGAGAGCGACGGATACTGTCGCATTCTGAAAGCTGA
- a CDS encoding EAL domain-containing response regulator encodes MIKILVIEDEEAVRGNLIDLLEAEDFEIVAAANGRIGINLALSEFPDLILCDMMMPEIDGYGVLSALRQEPLMATIPFIFLTAKSAKADFRQGMDLGADDYLTKPFTRAELLSAIMNRLERQATLKKYLSNQPTNKILSPKRQLLEISLHRVVRDKKLLEEFEVYYQPIVDINSGHIVAAESLLRWQSPELGLVLPTEFIPLAESTGLIIPIDRWVVQNVCQQIKRWHDAGITYLTVTVNLSVMEFNQPDFIHKIIDFIKVNHLEAKYLQIELTESMIMQDVNSAIATMNELRSLGVSIAIDDFGTGYSSLIYLKNFPVNTLKIDRYFIHNVAQDSQKSAITKALIEMAHNLNMQVIAEGVETEAELSFLRENNCDAMQGFLFSLPLPAAEFENFLWSNKRLPRLSV; translated from the coding sequence ATGATTAAAATTTTAGTAATCGAAGATGAAGAAGCAGTGCGGGGAAACCTGATAGATTTGTTAGAAGCTGAAGATTTTGAAATTGTTGCAGCAGCCAATGGCAGAATTGGTATAAATTTGGCTTTATCTGAATTTCCTGATTTAATCTTGTGCGATATGATGATGCCGGAAATTGATGGATATGGAGTGTTATCAGCATTACGTCAAGAGCCATTAATGGCAACAATTCCTTTCATCTTTTTGACAGCAAAATCCGCCAAAGCTGATTTCCGTCAAGGTATGGATTTGGGTGCAGATGACTATCTCACTAAGCCATTTACTCGTGCTGAATTATTAAGTGCAATCATGAACCGCTTGGAAAGGCAAGCTACTTTAAAAAAGTATTTATCCAATCAACCTACGAATAAAATTTTATCTCCTAAAAGGCAGTTATTAGAAATTAGTTTACACAGAGTTGTCAGAGATAAAAAGCTTTTAGAAGAATTCGAGGTTTATTATCAACCTATAGTCGATATTAATTCTGGGCATATAGTTGCTGCTGAAAGTTTGTTACGTTGGCAAAGTCCTGAATTAGGTTTAGTTTTACCAACAGAATTTATTCCTTTAGCAGAATCTACAGGTTTAATTATTCCTATTGATCGATGGGTAGTCCAAAATGTTTGTCAACAGATTAAAAGATGGCATGACGCAGGAATTACTTACTTGACAGTTACTGTAAATTTATCAGTCATGGAGTTTAATCAGCCCGATTTTATCCATAAAATCATTGATTTTATCAAAGTCAATCATCTCGAAGCAAAATACTTGCAAATAGAACTGACCGAGAGCATGATTATGCAAGATGTGAATAGTGCGATCGCAACTATGAATGAATTGCGATCGCTCGGTGTCAGCATCGCTATTGATGATTTTGGTACTGGTTATTCTTCTTTGATATATTTAAAGAATTTCCCAGTTAATACCCTCAAGATTGATCGCTATTTTATCCACAATGTCGCTCAGGATTCTCAGAAATCTGCCATTACTAAGGCATTGATTGAAATGGCTCATAATCTCAACATGCAAGTAATTGCTGAAGGTGTAGAAACAGAAGCAGAATTATCTTTCTTACGCGAAAACAACTGTGATGCTATGCAAGGGTTTTTATTCAGTCTTCCATTACCAGCAGCAGAATTTGAGAATTTTTTGTGGAGTAATAAACGCTTACCTAGGTTATCTGTATAA
- a CDS encoding phosphomannose isomerase type II C-terminal cupin domain translates to MTENENNDQLNSNESSSHSGARYWGNVNVIEEGETYRISRVEINPRHGIKPQIHYHRNEHWVVVSGVAKVTCGNEEILLNRNESTYVPAATLHKVENPGHIPLVILEIQNGEYLGEDDTERPYDLNLVKPASEGK, encoded by the coding sequence ATGACTGAGAATGAAAATAATGATCAGTTAAATAGCAATGAATCTTCATCACATTCAGGGGCAAGATACTGGGGTAACGTGAATGTGATAGAAGAAGGAGAGACTTATAGAATTAGCCGTGTTGAAATTAACCCTAGGCACGGTATTAAACCGCAGATTCATTATCACCGTAATGAACACTGGGTTGTAGTCTCCGGTGTAGCAAAGGTGACTTGTGGAAATGAGGAAATATTACTCAATCGCAACGAGTCAACCTATGTTCCCGCAGCAACGTTGCATAAAGTCGAAAATCCAGGACATATCCCCTTAGTAATTCTGGAAATTCAAAATGGCGAGTATTTGGGTGAGGATGATACTGAGCGTCCTTATGACCTAAATTTAGTCAAGCCTGCATCTGAAGGTAAATAG
- a CDS encoding NACHT domain-containing NTPase, whose protein sequence is MAKRSLQASVEGIRKAKQAFKRKGWTQEYLAAEVSLETRQPIWKFFTGKPIDRHVFNDICFALELDPSEIVLKPAVTEFTTTDAPADINLHIDAIVLKLRSAHHDKIQAQCGTLHLLDIARSISLNDLYIDVNIFEELTSNRWLEITNLPKLDTHEFNSFNLSQLTQESVSGLEVVTKYSKLIVLGKPGSGKTTFLQSIALSCIQGVCLPEYFPIFISLKQLAEDLQGHNKISLLKYLHEDLINFGISEQELVTLFFHGRALILFDGLDEVTQEDSANINNIISNFIDKFYKNKIIISCRLAYHIYKFQGFTEIEIADFTKPQIANFVEKWFLSVANHSPAKAQKLANKLMQKLELSENRPILELASTPIFLNLICLAFKFIEDFPTNRCELYKQALDLLLTEWDIARGIKRDQVHPDLSLLNKIKLLSHIAAVSLKQRDYFQSKNKIWQIIADYLRSLPNATTDADALELQSAAILKAIVVQHGLLIERVRGIYSFSHLVFQEYFAARQVLINPTTQTIQEFINSLEPERWYNVFLLSAEMLNSADNLLQLIKENIDNLALQNVQLHKFINCLKQKSLAVSGSYHPASVRAFYFTIALPLEHPLSCNQDLAISLDRKLAGNLAVDLGLDLALTHALAVSLTITSNIFYQRFSALSLALDLRHLLTDQPSLQKSLQNLKNQLPLPSQGRDVLKIWWEANGKTWTGELRTLMIGNRQIGHNWEFSQEDLQQLQHYWYAHKLLLDCLNNVNNITPKMRDWIENNLFLICI, encoded by the coding sequence ATGGCAAAGCGATCGCTCCAAGCATCAGTAGAAGGCATTAGAAAGGCTAAACAGGCTTTTAAACGCAAAGGTTGGACGCAAGAATACCTAGCTGCTGAAGTCAGTTTAGAAACTCGCCAGCCTATTTGGAAATTCTTTACTGGTAAGCCTATTGACCGCCATGTCTTCAACGATATTTGCTTTGCCCTTGAGCTAGACCCCTCAGAAATTGTACTAAAGCCAGCTGTTACTGAATTTACAACCACAGATGCGCCTGCTGATATTAACCTACATATTGATGCCATAGTCCTAAAACTGCGGTCTGCCCACCACGATAAAATTCAAGCTCAGTGCGGCACTTTGCATCTTTTAGATATTGCCCGATCTATCAGTTTAAATGACCTTTATATTGATGTCAATATCTTTGAAGAACTCACGAGTAACAGATGGCTAGAAATTACTAATTTACCAAAGTTAGACACCCATGAATTTAATAGTTTTAATCTAAGTCAATTAACTCAAGAAAGTGTTTCAGGACTAGAGGTAGTTACAAAATATTCCAAGCTCATCGTACTGGGAAAACCAGGTTCTGGTAAAACTACATTTTTGCAATCAATTGCTCTTAGTTGTATTCAAGGAGTTTGTTTACCTGAATATTTCCCAATTTTTATCAGCCTGAAACAGTTAGCTGAAGATCTTCAAGGGCATAATAAAATTAGTTTATTAAAATATTTACATGAAGACTTAATCAATTTTGGCATTTCTGAACAAGAGCTAGTTACATTATTTTTTCATGGCAGAGCTTTAATCTTATTTGATGGTTTAGACGAAGTTACTCAAGAAGATTCTGCAAACATTAACAATATAATTAGTAATTTTATTGATAAATTTTATAAAAACAAGATAATTATTAGTTGCCGTCTTGCTTATCACATTTATAAATTTCAAGGATTTACAGAAATAGAAATTGCTGATTTTACTAAACCACAAATTGCCAATTTTGTCGAAAAGTGGTTTTTGTCAGTTGCCAATCATTCTCCAGCAAAAGCCCAAAAATTAGCAAATAAGTTGATGCAAAAGCTAGAATTGTCGGAAAATCGACCAATTCTGGAGTTAGCTAGTACACCAATTTTCCTGAATCTCATCTGCTTAGCTTTTAAATTTATAGAAGATTTTCCAACTAACCGCTGTGAACTTTATAAGCAAGCATTGGATTTGCTGCTAACCGAATGGGATATAGCTAGAGGTATTAAAAGAGATCAAGTTCATCCTGATTTATCGTTGCTGAATAAAATTAAATTGCTTAGCCATATAGCAGCAGTCTCTCTAAAGCAAAGAGATTACTTTCAATCTAAAAATAAAATATGGCAAATCATCGCTGACTATTTACGTTCTCTTCCCAATGCAACAACAGATGCAGATGCTTTAGAACTACAAAGTGCAGCAATATTAAAAGCGATCGTAGTACAACATGGATTATTGATCGAAAGAGTACGAGGGATTTATTCTTTTTCACATTTAGTTTTTCAAGAATATTTTGCTGCTAGACAAGTTTTGATAAATCCCACTACCCAAACTATACAAGAATTTATTAATTCTTTAGAGCCAGAGCGTTGGTATAATGTATTTTTGCTAAGTGCAGAAATGCTAAATTCCGCAGATAATTTATTGCAATTAATCAAAGAAAATATTGATAATTTAGCACTTCAAAATGTACAATTACATAAATTTATCAATTGCTTAAAGCAAAAATCATTGGCAGTCAGTGGATCTTATCATCCAGCTAGTGTACGTGCATTTTACTTTACTATTGCCCTTCCCTTGGAACATCCTTTAAGTTGCAATCAAGATTTAGCTATATCTTTGGATCGCAAACTTGCTGGTAATCTTGCTGTTGATTTAGGATTGGATTTAGCTCTCACTCATGCACTTGCTGTTAGTCTAACCATAACTAGTAATATCTTTTATCAACGTTTTTCAGCTTTGAGTTTAGCTCTTGACTTGAGACATCTGCTTACAGATCAACCGTCTTTACAAAAATCGCTACAAAACCTAAAAAACCAGTTACCATTGCCCAGTCAAGGTAGAGATGTTCTCAAAATATGGTGGGAAGCTAATGGCAAAACTTGGACTGGAGAATTGCGAACTTTGATGATTGGTAATCGCCAAATTGGTCATAACTGGGAGTTTAGCCAAGAAGATTTGCAGCAACTACAGCATTACTGGTATGCTCACAAGTTACTCTTAGATTGCCTCAATAATGTTAACAATATCACTCCGAAAATGCGGGATTGGATAGAGAATAATTTGTTTTTAATTTGTATTTAG
- a CDS encoding DUF2382 domain-containing protein, with the protein MALYKLKDFAGNYQDNDDNNYDIDDFDVYSDVDNDKVGTVKDILVDDSGRLRYLVVDTGFWVFGKKVLLPIGRSRVSYTDRRVYATGLTREQVENLPNFDNLERIDYDYEEQVRGVYRRPTTESALDTSTPVDTSLNYSQPSVAAPAQTATYDRDTYNYEREPDLYQTRDQDHQSLKLYEERLIANKSRVKTGEVAIGKHVETETAHVAVPVEKERVIIERTTPADAGRTASPGDADFREGEVARVEIYEETPEIRKEAVLREEVKVKKVVEQNTVEAQETLRREELDINNQKIKE; encoded by the coding sequence ATGGCTCTTTATAAGCTGAAAGACTTTGCTGGCAACTATCAAGATAATGATGATAATAACTATGACATCGATGATTTTGATGTCTATTCTGATGTAGACAATGATAAAGTTGGCACAGTCAAAGATATTTTAGTGGATGATTCTGGACGTTTACGTTACCTAGTCGTTGACACAGGCTTTTGGGTTTTTGGTAAGAAAGTGCTGTTACCAATTGGGCGTTCTCGCGTCAGTTATACTGATAGACGTGTCTATGCTACAGGACTCACCAGAGAGCAAGTAGAAAACTTACCTAATTTCGATAATCTGGAACGAATTGATTACGATTATGAAGAACAGGTGCGTGGAGTTTATCGCAGGCCAACAACAGAGTCAGCTTTAGACACGTCAACACCTGTAGATACTTCACTAAATTATAGCCAGCCAAGTGTAGCTGCACCTGCACAAACGGCTACTTACGACCGTGACACCTATAACTACGAACGGGAACCAGACCTTTACCAGACCCGTGACCAAGATCATCAAAGTCTTAAACTGTACGAAGAACGGTTAATTGCCAATAAATCCCGTGTGAAAACAGGAGAAGTAGCGATTGGCAAACACGTTGAAACTGAGACAGCACATGTTGCTGTACCTGTTGAAAAAGAGCGAGTAATTATTGAACGCACTACTCCAGCGGACGCAGGTAGAACAGCCTCTCCTGGTGACGCTGACTTCCGTGAAGGCGAAGTTGCGCGTGTGGAAATTTACGAGGAGACTCCTGAAATCCGCAAAGAAGCGGTTTTACGTGAGGAAGTCAAAGTCAAGAAGGTTGTGGAACAAAATACAGTTGAAGCTCAAGAAACTCTTCGTCGTGAAGAATTAGATATTAACAACCAAAAAATTAAGGAGTAG
- a CDS encoding sorbosone dehydrogenase family protein, with the protein MKVSARFLLLILLFTTAACNQTRASSDSLTSQAPTPLAQAKSPTQPKNIIPTQPLSPTPIRINLKNLPAPFATESASKSPEVIGIPQNPVLRVPAGFTVNVFAEGLDAPRWLALTPGGDVLVTETRQNRIRLLRDTNGDGVADSQKTFASRANGLNRPFGMAFAGNFFFLGNTDAVLRFPYNQSQNQITGEGEKIAELPAQGYNNHWTRNVVVSPDRNKLYVSIGSGTNVDEEPLPRASVQVMNLDGSQQQTFASGLRNPVGLDFHPITKELYTTVNERDGIGDDLVPDYFTRIQPGEFYGWPYAYLTPSNLDPRQKVNDKSKRPDLVARTRTPEVLFQAHSAALGLQFYDGQTFPQKYRNGAFVAFRGSWNRDRGTGYKIVFVPFDNKGRSQGYYEDFLTGFLVNPSVPTTWGRPVGLLVLPDGSLLLTEEANNRIYRIQYTGNGEIREK; encoded by the coding sequence ATGAAAGTCTCTGCGCGTTTCTTGCTGCTTATTTTGCTATTCACCACAGCAGCATGTAACCAGACTCGCGCTTCCTCAGATAGTCTTACATCCCAAGCACCTACACCTCTGGCCCAGGCAAAAAGTCCTACACAGCCGAAAAACATCATCCCAACTCAACCACTTTCACCAACACCCATCCGCATTAACCTGAAGAATTTACCTGCACCCTTTGCCACGGAAAGTGCCTCTAAGTCACCTGAGGTAATAGGAATTCCCCAAAATCCGGTGCTGCGTGTACCAGCAGGTTTTACAGTTAACGTCTTTGCCGAAGGACTAGATGCGCCCCGGTGGCTGGCTTTAACTCCTGGTGGTGATGTGCTGGTGACAGAAACCAGACAAAACCGTATTCGTTTATTGCGTGATACCAATGGTGACGGGGTAGCCGATAGTCAAAAGACGTTTGCTAGCAGGGCAAACGGACTCAATAGACCCTTTGGTATGGCTTTTGCAGGTAATTTTTTCTTTTTGGGTAACACAGATGCAGTACTGCGTTTCCCTTATAACCAAAGTCAAAACCAGATTACAGGTGAAGGAGAAAAAATTGCTGAGTTACCTGCTCAAGGTTACAACAATCATTGGACACGCAATGTTGTTGTATCGCCCGATCGCAATAAATTATATGTTTCAATTGGTTCGGGAACTAACGTAGATGAAGAACCCTTACCACGGGCTTCAGTGCAGGTGATGAATTTGGATGGTTCCCAGCAGCAGACTTTCGCCTCTGGTTTGCGTAACCCAGTTGGTTTAGACTTTCACCCTATCACCAAGGAACTTTACACCACTGTCAACGAACGCGATGGCATTGGCGATGATTTAGTTCCAGATTACTTCACACGCATTCAACCGGGGGAATTTTACGGTTGGCCTTATGCTTACTTGACACCAAGCAACCTTGACCCGCGTCAAAAAGTGAACGACAAAAGCAAACGCCCGGACTTAGTAGCCCGTACCCGTACCCCAGAAGTTTTGTTTCAAGCGCACTCAGCAGCATTGGGTTTACAATTTTATGACGGTCAGACCTTTCCCCAGAAATACCGCAATGGTGCTTTTGTAGCTTTTCGTGGTTCTTGGAATCGCGATCGCGGTACTGGTTATAAAATTGTATTTGTTCCTTTCGATAATAAAGGGCGATCACAAGGCTACTACGAAGACTTTCTCACTGGATTTTTAGTTAACCCCTCTGTCCCCACTACTTGGGGGCGGCCTGTAGGCTTACTTGTTCTTCCAGATGGCAGTCTATTATTAACAGAGGAAGCCAATAATCGGATTTATCGGATTCAATATACCGGGAATGGGGAGATCAGGGAAAAATAA
- a CDS encoding TIGR03279 family radical SAM protein, with protein sequence MSTIQPARITRVLPDSIAALVGFEAGDAIVAINGTPPRDLIDYQFLCADEVLELEVVDAAGKTHHLEIEKDYDDDLGLEFETALFDGLIQCNNRCPFCFIDQQPPGKRSSLYLKDDDYRLSFLYGSYLTLTNLPEREWQRIEQMRLSPLFVSVHATEPEVRIRLLNNPRAGQILQQIKWFQDRRLQIHAQVVVCPGINDGKHLEQTLQDLASFYTGDLPAVASVAVVPVGLTRFRPQQDELIPVTREKAREVISQVRSQSMQFRQKFGSNVAWLADEWFLIAGEELPSESEYEEYPQIDNGVGSIRLFLKQFADAAAELLPPKISPKRQLTWVVGNAVEKAFQPIVNRLNTVDGLEVKMRAFSSDYWGQNISVTGLLTGHDLLLNLEGQNLGDGILLPNVMLKHGELVFLDDMSIEELSQRLNTKIFPVAGVEELINTCIADDLGDLTIRYQTSEELKIKNK encoded by the coding sequence TACCAGAGTACTACCTGATTCCATAGCTGCCCTTGTTGGCTTTGAAGCGGGGGATGCGATCGTTGCTATCAATGGTACGCCTCCCCGCGATTTAATTGATTATCAATTTTTATGTGCTGATGAAGTTCTAGAACTAGAAGTTGTAGATGCTGCTGGCAAAACCCATCACCTTGAAATCGAAAAAGACTATGACGATGACCTGGGGTTAGAGTTTGAAACTGCTCTATTTGATGGTTTAATTCAGTGTAATAATCGCTGCCCGTTTTGCTTTATTGACCAACAACCGCCAGGTAAGCGTTCTAGCTTGTATTTGAAAGACGATGATTACCGTCTGAGTTTTTTATATGGTTCTTACCTCACCCTGACTAATTTGCCAGAAAGAGAATGGCAACGAATTGAACAGATGCGCCTGTCTCCATTGTTTGTTTCTGTTCATGCCACAGAACCCGAAGTCAGAATTAGACTGTTGAATAATCCGCGTGCAGGGCAAATTTTACAACAAATCAAGTGGTTTCAGGACAGGCGATTACAAATTCATGCCCAAGTTGTTGTTTGCCCTGGTATAAATGATGGCAAACATCTGGAACAAACTCTACAAGACTTAGCGTCATTTTATACTGGTGACTTGCCTGCGGTGGCATCAGTGGCTGTAGTACCTGTGGGTTTGACGCGATTTCGTCCCCAGCAAGACGAACTCATACCCGTAACCAGAGAAAAAGCTAGGGAAGTGATTTCCCAAGTGCGATCGCAATCAATGCAATTTCGTCAAAAATTTGGTTCCAATGTTGCTTGGTTAGCTGATGAATGGTTTTTGATTGCTGGTGAAGAATTACCAAGCGAATCTGAGTATGAAGAATATCCCCAAATTGATAACGGTGTTGGTTCCATTCGTTTATTTCTCAAGCAATTTGCAGATGCAGCCGCAGAATTACTACCGCCGAAAATCTCTCCCAAACGTCAATTAACTTGGGTAGTAGGCAATGCAGTAGAAAAAGCTTTTCAACCTATCGTGAATCGCTTGAATACTGTTGATGGTTTAGAAGTAAAGATGCGTGCTTTTTCTAGTGATTATTGGGGGCAAAATATTAGTGTAACAGGTTTATTAACTGGTCATGATTTACTTTTAAATTTAGAAGGGCAAAATTTAGGTGATGGGATTTTACTGCCAAATGTCATGCTCAAACATGGAGAATTAGTATTTTTAGATGATATGAGTATTGAAGAATTAAGTCAGCGCTTGAATACAAAAATTTTTCCAGTAGCAGGAGTTGAAGAACTGATAAATACTTGTATTGCTGACGATTTAGGTGATTTGACAATTCGGTATCAAACAAGTGAAGAATTAAAAATTAAAAATAAGTAG
- a CDS encoding GNAT family N-acetyltransferase, whose translation MCASCVSPDPLSVLIRDAKGEIVGGLVGETHWRWLFVSHLCVAEALPGQGYGRELLLKAEQAAKGHGQTLA comes from the coding sequence ATGTGTGCCAGTTGCGTAAGTCCTGATCCTTTAAGCGTCTTGATTCGAGATGCTAAAGGTGAAATTGTTGGCGGTTTAGTTGGCGAAACACACTGGAGATGGTTGTTCGTTTCTCACCTGTGCGTTGCTGAGGCTTTGCCAGGTCAAGGATATGGACGGGAACTTCTGCTGAAAGCTGAACAAGCAGCTAAAGGGCACGGCCAAACTCTGGCTTGA